The nucleotide window ATTATTGCTGAACATAAGTATACATGAAATCTTGGAGGGGTGTTACTATGAATATTGTCGTTTTAGGTGCTGGTGCTGTTGGAGGTTATTTTGGTGGAAAGTTAGCTCATGCGGGGTTTCCTGTAACATTTCTTGTGAGGGAAAAACGCTACAACCTTTTAAAGAAAAATGGACTGCAAGTATATAGTAAGCATGGAGATTTTACTGTAAAGCCAAAGCTAGCGATGGACCCAAAAGAAATAGAAGGTCCCTCAGTGGTTATAGTGGCATTAAAAACTTATCATTTGGATGCTGCCCTTCCTACTATTGAAAGTCTGGTAAATAAGGGTGCTAAGGTTCTGCCTCTTTTAAATGGCGTTGATCATTTGGATAAACTTAGCCAATTAGTTGGTCCGGAAAACGTTCTAGGAGGTCTTTGCTATGTTGAATCCACTCTTAATGAGGAGGGAGCTATTCTACAAACCAGTGACATGCATGATTTGTTTTTTGGTCCATTATCAGGAGATGAGCCTCAATGGTTGGACCAGTTAGAAAGTATGATGAAGGATTCTGGTTTTGTTGTACAAAAAACAGATAGAATTATAGAAGAAATGTGGAGGAAATACATTTTTCTTTCTTCTCTTAGCGCTATTACCACAGCAATGAGAAGTCCAATCGGAGTGGCTGTTAATGATCCTGTTACCAGTGAGTTTCTAAAACAATTGATTAGGGAAGGCTACCAAGTAGCAAGAAACAAGGGAATAGCCTTGCCTGCCACTTTGCCTGAAGATGTATACAAGAAAATAGAAGGACTGCCTCCAGAGATGACTTCTTCCATGCATCGAGACTTTGATAAAGGGCTTCCTATAGAATTAGAGGAACTTCATGGGGCCTTAGTAAAAATGGGGAATGACTCTACCCCAGCAATGTCAGCAATTTATTCAGTTCTACATCCATTTCGAGAAGGAAAAAAATAATTCCATAGGGCTTGCCAATAGGCAAGCTTTTTTTTTTACCAGAAAG belongs to Bacillaceae bacterium S4-13-56 and includes:
- a CDS encoding ketopantoate reductase family protein, coding for MNIVVLGAGAVGGYFGGKLAHAGFPVTFLVREKRYNLLKKNGLQVYSKHGDFTVKPKLAMDPKEIEGPSVVIVALKTYHLDAALPTIESLVNKGAKVLPLLNGVDHLDKLSQLVGPENVLGGLCYVESTLNEEGAILQTSDMHDLFFGPLSGDEPQWLDQLESMMKDSGFVVQKTDRIIEEMWRKYIFLSSLSAITTAMRSPIGVAVNDPVTSEFLKQLIREGYQVARNKGIALPATLPEDVYKKIEGLPPEMTSSMHRDFDKGLPIELEELHGALVKMGNDSTPAMSAIYSVLHPFREGKK